A single genomic interval of Oryzomonas sagensis harbors:
- a CDS encoding murein hydrolase activator EnvC family protein yields the protein MRLLCILLMLAAASPGWGDNPKDELKGVKREIKAKRQLITKTRKVEAVVSTELQEIDRSLERKMNDLGSLDRDLRNVESNLDRTGRTIALVTEETNQKKREIERRLVSLYKAGELGALRMFFSAESFPQMAENVRYMRSILENDKKIFAEYTVKIEELRRLKASLEQDMTRKERIKSGIASKKREIEQEKNKKFAYLIKVRQDRKGYESSLKELQANASRLQAMLNRLEALSRKKLSSRHEKPGSKLKPLPELPPVPDRGFASQRGRMGLPVRGEIIETYGKHKHPEFNSYTFSKGLSIAAGAGTEIKAIYDGSVIFADYFKGYGNMIIVDHGGGYFSLYAHAAKITKKVGAEVGKNETLATVGDVDSTKGPMLYFEIRHQGKPVDPAGWVR from the coding sequence ATGCGATTGTTGTGCATACTGCTGATGCTTGCAGCGGCTTCTCCTGGCTGGGGGGACAACCCCAAGGATGAACTGAAGGGCGTCAAGCGGGAGATCAAGGCGAAGAGGCAACTCATCACCAAGACCCGCAAGGTCGAAGCAGTCGTCTCCACGGAACTCCAGGAGATAGACCGTTCCCTGGAACGGAAGATGAACGACCTGGGAAGCCTCGACCGGGACCTGCGGAACGTGGAATCGAATCTTGACCGCACCGGGCGCACCATCGCCCTGGTTACGGAAGAGACCAACCAGAAGAAGCGGGAGATCGAACGCCGCCTCGTTTCGCTCTACAAGGCGGGCGAACTGGGCGCGCTGCGCATGTTCTTCTCCGCCGAGTCGTTTCCCCAGATGGCGGAGAATGTCCGTTACATGCGTTCCATTCTGGAGAATGACAAAAAAATATTTGCAGAGTATACTGTAAAAATTGAGGAATTGCGCCGGCTGAAAGCCTCCCTGGAACAGGACATGACCAGGAAGGAGCGCATCAAGAGCGGCATAGCCTCCAAAAAGCGCGAGATCGAACAGGAAAAGAACAAGAAGTTTGCGTACCTGATCAAGGTCCGCCAGGACCGCAAGGGGTACGAATCGTCGCTCAAGGAACTCCAGGCCAACGCATCCCGGTTGCAGGCCATGCTGAACCGCCTTGAGGCGCTGAGCCGGAAAAAACTCTCGTCCCGGCACGAAAAGCCGGGGAGCAAGCTCAAGCCGCTCCCGGAACTTCCGCCGGTGCCCGATCGGGGCTTCGCCTCCCAGAGGGGGCGCATGGGGCTGCCGGTTCGGGGTGAGATCATCGAAACGTACGGCAAACACAAACACCCGGAATTCAATTCCTATACCTTCAGCAAAGGGCTCTCCATCGCTGCCGGTGCCGGTACGGAGATCAAGGCGATCTACGATGGCAGTGTTATCTTTGCGGACTACTTCAAGGGGTACGGCAACATGATCATTGTCGATCATGGCGGCGGCTATTTCAGCCTCTACGCCCACGCCGCGAAGATAACGAAGAAGGTGGGCGCCGAGGTAGGCAAGAACGAGACGCTGGCCACGGTGGGGGATGTGGATTCCACCAAGGGGCCGATGCTGTACTTCGAAATAAGGCACCAGGGCAAGCCGGTGGACCCGGCAGGCTGGGTGCGGTAA
- a CDS encoding S41 family peptidase: protein MFTIGRKKKKVVVGFALVVAVLVVFIGISTQRHAAAEGKGSDYESIELFTDVMAIIKKSYVDEVDTKKLIYGAINGMLSSLDPHSSFMSPETYKEMKIDTKGAFGGLGIEISTKDGVLTVISPIEDTPAFKAGIKAGDQILKIDDKFTKDLNINEAVKRMRGPKGTKVVLTIMREGFEKPQDFTLVRDVIQVKSVRSRLLDDGYGYVRIAQFQEKTDEDLTKALKSLKDENKGDLKGLVLDLRNDPGGLLDQAVRVVDHFIAEGQMVVYTEGREKDSKMQFTAKKGGKEPNYAIVVLINGGSASASEIVAGALQDHKRAIIMGTQSFGKGSVQTIIPLSDDSGLRLTTARYYTPKGRSIQAKGITPDITVERLELPKETAEKKEFMHIREKDLEHHFENEDKTDQGASKKDGKKEKAAQQKIDDALKNDYQAMRALDLLKGWDILKTMGPGK from the coding sequence ATGTTCACAATCGGCAGGAAAAAGAAGAAGGTGGTGGTCGGCTTTGCACTCGTGGTCGCTGTCCTCGTTGTTTTCATCGGCATCAGCACGCAGCGGCACGCGGCGGCGGAGGGCAAGGGGAGCGATTACGAGTCGATCGAACTCTTTACGGATGTCATGGCGATCATCAAGAAGAGTTACGTGGACGAGGTCGATACCAAAAAGCTCATCTACGGCGCGATCAACGGCATGCTCTCGTCCCTCGACCCCCACAGTTCCTTTATGTCCCCCGAGACCTATAAGGAGATGAAGATCGATACCAAGGGGGCCTTCGGCGGGCTGGGAATCGAGATCTCAACCAAGGACGGCGTCCTGACCGTCATTTCGCCCATCGAAGATACGCCCGCTTTCAAGGCCGGGATCAAGGCCGGCGACCAGATTCTCAAGATCGACGACAAATTCACCAAGGACCTGAATATCAACGAAGCGGTCAAGCGGATGCGCGGCCCCAAGGGGACCAAGGTCGTTTTGACCATTATGCGCGAAGGTTTCGAAAAACCGCAGGACTTTACCCTGGTGCGTGACGTGATCCAGGTGAAGAGCGTCCGCTCCCGCTTGCTGGACGATGGCTACGGGTATGTGCGCATCGCCCAGTTCCAGGAAAAGACCGATGAAGACCTCACCAAAGCCCTCAAATCCCTCAAGGATGAAAACAAAGGCGACCTCAAGGGACTGGTCCTCGACCTGCGCAACGATCCCGGCGGGCTCCTGGATCAGGCGGTGCGGGTGGTGGACCACTTTATCGCCGAAGGGCAGATGGTTGTGTATACCGAGGGACGTGAAAAGGATTCCAAGATGCAATTCACGGCCAAAAAGGGCGGCAAGGAGCCGAACTACGCGATTGTCGTGCTGATCAACGGCGGCAGCGCAAGCGCTTCCGAGATCGTGGCCGGGGCACTGCAGGACCACAAACGGGCCATTATCATGGGGACCCAGAGTTTCGGCAAGGGCTCGGTCCAGACCATCATCCCGCTCTCGGACGATTCCGGCCTGCGCCTCACCACGGCCCGTTACTACACGCCCAAAGGGCGTTCCATCCAGGCCAAGGGCATAACCCCCGACATCACGGTCGAGCGTCTGGAGCTGCCCAAGGAAACCGCGGAGAAGAAGGAGTTCATGCATATCCGCGAGAAGGACCTGGAGCACCACTTCGAGAACGAGGACAAGACCGATCAGGGCGCCAGCAAAAAGGACGGCAAAAAGGAAAAAGCCGCCCAGCAGAAGATCGACGACGCCTTGAAGAACGACTATCAGGCCATGCGTGCCCTTGACCTCCTCAAAGGGTGGGACATCCTGAAAACCATGGGGCCGGGCAAGTAG
- a CDS encoding divergent polysaccharide deacetylase family protein: MNKPRNNRYKQKQGGSRIAALTVVAVIILAVGLYLLNAPRGNAPPPVPPPHAASPPPVPEQNARRPVEPVPPAPAAVKPAHKEYPKENAATTDEEKTKPATGRKDGAHGHLAVIIDDMGSNLQEARALAGIGLPVTFSIIPGLRRDREVADFAAQSGIETMIHIPMQSKGWPQRRLEANGLLIAMDDAAIREHMGDYALRIPRALGVNNHMGSEFTEHEDKMRTVLEVLKGRGLFFVDSVTTPQTVGLRLAREMGVRAGKRNVFLDNEQDGAYIRGQLAQAVRLAKRNGAAIAICHPHPATIATLAEALPALVGQGITLVPVSRLVR; encoded by the coding sequence GTGAACAAACCGAGAAACAACAGATATAAGCAGAAACAGGGCGGCAGCCGTATCGCCGCCCTGACTGTTGTGGCCGTCATCATACTCGCCGTTGGCCTCTATCTGCTGAACGCACCCCGGGGCAACGCCCCTCCCCCCGTTCCTCCCCCCCATGCCGCAAGCCCGCCGCCCGTTCCGGAACAGAATGCCCGGCGGCCCGTGGAACCGGTTCCGCCGGCGCCCGCGGCAGTGAAACCGGCCCATAAGGAGTATCCGAAGGAAAACGCCGCCACCACCGACGAAGAAAAAACAAAGCCGGCTACGGGGCGGAAGGATGGCGCCCATGGGCACCTGGCCGTCATCATCGACGATATGGGGAGCAATCTGCAGGAAGCCCGCGCCCTGGCGGGCATCGGCCTTCCCGTGACCTTCTCCATCATCCCCGGTCTGCGCCGCGACCGCGAGGTGGCGGACTTCGCCGCCCAAAGCGGCATCGAGACCATGATCCATATCCCCATGCAGTCCAAGGGGTGGCCCCAACGCAGGCTGGAGGCCAACGGGCTCCTGATCGCCATGGACGACGCCGCCATCCGCGAGCATATGGGCGACTATGCGCTCCGCATCCCCCGGGCCTTGGGGGTAAACAACCACATGGGCTCCGAGTTCACCGAACACGAGGACAAGATGCGCACGGTGCTGGAGGTGTTGAAGGGGAGGGGGCTGTTCTTCGTGGACAGCGTGACGACCCCCCAGACGGTCGGACTGCGGCTGGCGCGCGAGATGGGGGTGAGGGCGGGCAAACGGAACGTGTTTCTCGATAACGAGCAGGACGGCGCCTATATCCGCGGGCAACTGGCCCAGGCGGTGCGGCTGGCAAAGAGAAACGGCGCCGCCATCGCCATCTGCCACCCGCACCCGGCAACCATCGCCACCCTGGCCGAGGCGCTGCCCGCCTTGGTCGGGCAGGGGATCACCCTGGTGCCGGTGTCGCGTCTGGTGCGGTAA